A genomic region of Pradoshia eiseniae contains the following coding sequences:
- a CDS encoding GNAT family N-acetyltransferase produces the protein MTIMTETIMELISVEQWEEAYPIMKQLRTDLDKHQYFELMDEMRKDGYRLFAYFQGEEMAAIIGISVRVNFYNKRHVVVHDLVTTEKERSKGFGEKLLAFIHEWAKVNGAKYVALESALPRMDAHRFYEDKFQYDKWCYSFRKEL, from the coding sequence ATGACGATTATGACAGAAACAATTATGGAACTCATTTCGGTGGAACAGTGGGAAGAGGCCTATCCAATCATGAAGCAATTACGAACCGATTTGGATAAACATCAATATTTCGAATTGATGGATGAGATGAGAAAGGATGGCTATCGCTTATTCGCCTATTTTCAGGGGGAAGAGATGGCAGCGATTATTGGCATAAGCGTGCGTGTGAATTTCTATAATAAGCGTCATGTAGTTGTGCATGATTTAGTAACCACCGAAAAAGAGCGTTCGAAGGGCTTTGGAGAAAAGCTTTTGGCCTTTATCCATGAATGGGCAAAAGTGAATGGGGCTAAATATGTTGCCCTTGAATCTGCATTGCCTCGTATGGATGCACATCGATTTTATGAAGATAAATTTCAATATGATAAATGGTGCTATTCTTTTAGGAAAGAATTATGA
- a CDS encoding UDP-N-acetylmuramoyl-L-alanyl-D-glutamate--2,6-diaminopimelate ligase, with protein MKLNQLLEGIMNELPAEAGLINIKGITNDSREVAEGYLFVAISGYKVDGHDYIESAIKAGAAAIIGEKDETGINMDIPYIRVADGRRALAELARKFYNPHKDKKTIIGITGTNGKTTTSFMLKHILEQAGSTCALFGSVYNIINGEIEESTVNTTMDALAMQKALHKSKDEYVIMEVSSHALSQYRVEGIEYDITVFTNLDHDHLDYHKNMEDYFLTKAKLFEKLKPGGNAIVHIGDQWGSRLAGMLADEDRINLYTIGKVNADLCIRTGSRNEMELIEDSGLRLPIVLPIMGKHNGQNAALAYQAARTLGLNPNEIIDALKSFIGVPGRFEVQKLPNGATFVIDYAHTGEAFSHCLNTAREMGAERVIHIFGFRGDRDKSKRKNMVDISMLLSDFYILTLDDLDSESKEEMANILHNLNASKKGVVILDRTKAIEYACRHSNAGDWILITGKGDEKYHLSYALPTSSDKETVEYVVGEQELRVMANG; from the coding sequence ATGAAACTGAATCAACTGCTAGAAGGAATAATGAATGAACTTCCTGCTGAGGCAGGCTTAATAAATATAAAAGGCATTACAAATGATTCACGCGAGGTAGCTGAAGGGTATTTATTTGTGGCCATTTCAGGTTATAAGGTTGACGGACATGATTATATCGAGTCTGCGATTAAGGCTGGTGCGGCAGCTATTATAGGCGAGAAAGATGAAACGGGGATCAATATGGATATCCCATATATACGCGTTGCTGATGGCCGGAGAGCACTCGCAGAATTAGCAAGAAAGTTCTACAATCCTCACAAGGATAAAAAGACCATTATCGGTATCACAGGCACAAATGGAAAGACCACGACTTCTTTTATGCTAAAGCATATCCTAGAGCAAGCCGGGAGTACATGCGCTTTGTTTGGATCTGTTTATAACATCATTAATGGTGAAATAGAAGAGTCAACTGTAAATACGACAATGGATGCTCTTGCCATGCAAAAAGCCCTTCATAAAAGCAAGGATGAATATGTCATCATGGAAGTTTCCTCTCACGCCTTATCTCAATACCGTGTTGAAGGAATCGAATATGATATCACCGTCTTCACAAACCTCGATCACGATCATTTAGATTATCACAAGAATATGGAGGACTATTTCTTAACGAAAGCCAAATTATTTGAAAAACTTAAACCGGGCGGGAATGCCATCGTCCATATAGGTGATCAATGGGGCAGCAGGCTTGCCGGAATGCTTGCTGATGAAGATAGAATCAATCTTTATACCATCGGGAAAGTGAATGCAGATCTATGCATAAGAACAGGCAGCAGAAATGAAATGGAGTTAATTGAAGATTCAGGTCTCAGGCTGCCTATAGTCCTGCCCATTATGGGCAAGCATAATGGGCAGAATGCAGCTCTTGCCTACCAGGCTGCACGAACATTGGGGCTTAACCCTAATGAGATTATCGATGCATTGAAGAGCTTTATAGGTGTCCCGGGGAGATTTGAAGTACAAAAACTTCCGAATGGCGCTACATTTGTGATTGATTATGCTCATACTGGGGAAGCCTTCAGCCATTGCTTGAATACAGCAAGAGAAATGGGAGCGGAGCGGGTCATCCATATCTTTGGCTTCCGGGGTGACCGGGATAAAAGCAAACGAAAGAATATGGTTGATATATCAATGCTCTTAAGCGATTTTTATATTTTGACACTCGATGATTTGGATTCGGAATCTAAGGAAGAAATGGCCAATATCCTTCATAATCTTAACGCATCAAAAAAAGGCGTGGTCATCCTTGATCGCACGAAAGCAATTGAATACGCTTGCCGTCATTCTAATGCTGGAGATTGGATATTGATTACGGGTAAGGGAGATGAGAAATATCATTTATCCTATGCCCTGCCAACATCATCTGATAAGGAAACGGTCGAATATGTCGTGGGAGAGCAGGAACTGCGCGTCATGGCAAATGGGTGA
- a CDS encoding LacI family DNA-binding transcriptional regulator, with product MMTTIKDIAQRAGVSYSTVSKALNNSPLVKKETKEKILTLAKELGYEPNYAAQQLVSKQSKVIGLIWPTLERMAPSILVTKINEEISKRGYSMILSINSIDSSLEVFKRSQVDGIILFDEESHKMIDPSPHSIPLVTYGVSTNKTIPVIDVNYQDAMFKAVSYLVTLGHTKISFIGDFSPIDDRQVEKYIGFEKAMEAFNLQTNSYNFINTAGLTWYDGYVATKRLLNTSYQPTAIIGASYDISAGIIRALRESNFIIPKDLSVIGYDNIPQMANLEIPLTSIGVPIEEIAKKIVQTLFELINSLDILTPNIILEPVLNERSSCAQVVSAYQDK from the coding sequence ATGATGACAACGATAAAAGATATCGCCCAAAGAGCAGGTGTAAGTTATTCAACTGTCTCCAAAGCATTAAACAACAGTCCACTAGTAAAAAAGGAGACAAAGGAAAAAATATTAACTTTAGCTAAAGAACTCGGTTATGAGCCAAATTATGCCGCCCAACAACTTGTATCTAAACAATCAAAAGTCATAGGATTAATTTGGCCAACACTGGAAAGGATGGCTCCATCCATATTGGTTACAAAAATTAACGAAGAAATTAGTAAAAGAGGATATTCAATGATCCTTTCTATTAATTCAATTGACTCTTCACTTGAAGTCTTTAAACGATCACAAGTCGACGGCATTATTTTGTTTGATGAAGAAAGCCATAAAATGATTGACCCTTCTCCACATTCCATTCCTTTAGTTACATATGGCGTGAGTACAAATAAAACCATTCCAGTTATTGATGTAAATTATCAAGACGCAATGTTTAAAGCTGTAAGCTATTTGGTCACGTTGGGACATACTAAAATAAGTTTTATCGGGGATTTTTCTCCTATAGATGATCGACAAGTTGAAAAATATATTGGTTTTGAAAAAGCAATGGAAGCTTTCAATCTACAAACGAATAGCTATAACTTTATTAATACCGCTGGTTTAACCTGGTACGATGGATATGTGGCAACAAAAAGATTACTCAATACTAGTTACCAACCAACGGCAATAATTGGAGCAAGTTATGACATAAGTGCCGGGATCATTAGGGCGCTTAGAGAATCAAATTTTATTATACCTAAAGATCTCTCAGTCATCGGATATGATAATATTCCACAAATGGCTAACTTAGAAATTCCTCTAACGAGTATAGGCGTACCTATTGAAGAAATTGCAAAAAAAATTGTCCAAACATTATTTGAGCTAATTAATTCGTTAGATATTTTAACTCCTAATATTATACTTGAGCCTGTACTTAATGAACGCAGTTCCTGCGCTCAAGTTGTATCCGCATATCAAGATAAGTAG
- a CDS encoding bifunctional 4-hydroxy-2-oxoglutarate aldolase/2-dehydro-3-deoxy-phosphogluconate aldolase yields the protein MKEDLLEVLKREKIIAIIRGIPTGTVISVAQALLDGGILFLEVTMNTENADLMIRELKQTYGNQLIIGAGTVLNVELAKKAIDAGAEYIISPNLDEKVIQYCVNNEIDVWSGALTPTEITKAYNLGSKAVKVFPIGSLGVNYIKDIKAPLNHIPLIATGGINEENIQQTLKNGAIGVGLGGNLVSNALVEQGNYGEITKRAKAFIQLANEV from the coding sequence ATGAAAGAGGATTTATTGGAAGTATTGAAACGGGAAAAAATTATAGCAATCATCCGAGGTATACCAACAGGAACTGTTATTTCAGTTGCACAGGCATTGTTAGATGGAGGGATTTTATTTCTTGAAGTAACTATGAATACCGAAAATGCAGACCTTATGATACGTGAGTTAAAACAGACATACGGCAATCAACTAATCATTGGGGCAGGTACTGTATTAAATGTAGAGTTGGCAAAAAAAGCAATTGATGCCGGAGCAGAGTATATTATTTCTCCTAATCTAGATGAGAAAGTAATCCAATACTGTGTGAATAATGAGATTGACGTTTGGTCAGGTGCGTTGACACCTACTGAAATAACAAAGGCGTATAACCTTGGTTCAAAAGCTGTAAAAGTATTTCCGATAGGGTCATTGGGGGTAAATTATATTAAAGATATTAAAGCTCCTCTTAATCATATTCCGTTAATTGCAACAGGGGGAATAAATGAAGAAAATATTCAACAAACATTAAAAAATGGGGCGATAGGTGTAGGATTAGGCGGGAATTTAGTGTCTAACGCATTGGTGGAGCAAGGAAATTATGGAGAAATTACGAAAAGAGCAAAAGCCTTTATTCAATTGGCAAACGAGGTGTAA
- a CDS encoding TRAP transporter small permease yields the protein MNGLKKIKLKFDNIVDFIGMIAIAVMTIIVSLQVFSRYFFSYTPRWSEEVSLLLLVWVSFIGIAVGFREKLHIGVGVFVGMLPKKYQTIFDYIAKVLLIGVAIIFIFYGLRFTSLMNNSIMAGTGLSQSVLYGAIPVSGFLMLIYGIELLFVKGMHQEWDDQEEGDEM from the coding sequence ATGAATGGTCTCAAGAAAATAAAATTGAAATTTGATAATATAGTAGATTTTATTGGGATGATCGCTATTGCTGTTATGACAATAATTGTTTCGTTGCAAGTTTTTTCTCGGTACTTTTTTAGTTATACGCCAAGATGGTCAGAAGAAGTCTCTTTATTATTACTCGTCTGGGTTAGTTTTATTGGAATCGCTGTTGGGTTTCGCGAGAAGCTACATATTGGTGTTGGTGTATTCGTTGGAATGCTACCTAAAAAATATCAGACAATTTTTGATTATATAGCAAAGGTGTTATTGATTGGGGTAGCGATTATATTTATATTTTACGGCTTAAGATTTACTAGTTTGATGAATAATTCAATTATGGCAGGAACTGGACTGTCGCAAAGCGTCTTATATGGCGCTATTCCAGTATCTGGATTCTTAATGTTGATTTATGGTATTGAACTTCTATTCGTTAAAGGTATGCACCAAGAATGGGATGATCAAGAAGAGGGGGATGAAATGTAA
- a CDS encoding tagaturonate reductase, with product MKKLNSMLIEKKEHPEKVLQFGTGNFLRAFADWMIDTMNKQNLFNGSIVIVQSTNNGTANVINEQDGLYTCVLQGISNGKATQEFGVVQSVSRALNIYNEYDEYLLLARSVDLRFIISNTTEAGIIFNENDLLNDQSNNSFPAKLTTFLYHRFLAFNGDKDKGLVIIPCELITQNGDKIKEIVLKYAQIWNLDKDFREWILQANTFCNSLVDRIVPGFPKDQIDEIQEKLGYQDQLIVVGEPYHLWAIEGPEWLKREFPAEQAGLNVKIVKDLEPYRESKVRILNGAHTAMTSVAYLCGIDTVREAVLDRDIKKFLDQLMFKEIIPILHLPKEELNKFADEVLNRFSNPYIHHYLLSISLNAMSKFKARNLTSLLDYVDQFNEIPRALSFSLSAWISFYKGRRFEKSIELVDDEWVLEFFKQQWNRYEGEEMNLRELVVQVLANEQLWDCDLNRIPELTDYVANFLNIIEREGMKVAVQALLLNG from the coding sequence TTGAAAAAATTGAATAGTATGCTGATTGAGAAAAAAGAACACCCAGAGAAAGTCCTTCAGTTTGGAACAGGGAATTTTTTAAGAGCTTTTGCCGATTGGATGATTGATACAATGAATAAACAAAATCTTTTTAATGGAAGCATTGTTATCGTTCAATCTACGAATAATGGAACAGCAAATGTTATTAACGAACAGGACGGATTATATACATGTGTTCTGCAAGGGATTTCAAATGGTAAGGCGACGCAAGAATTTGGGGTAGTTCAATCTGTTAGTAGGGCATTAAATATTTATAACGAATATGATGAATATTTGTTATTGGCTAGGAGTGTTGATTTAAGGTTTATCATTTCCAACACGACAGAAGCAGGAATAATCTTCAATGAAAATGACCTTCTGAATGACCAATCGAATAACAGCTTCCCTGCAAAACTAACGACGTTTCTCTATCATCGGTTTTTAGCGTTTAATGGAGATAAGGATAAGGGACTTGTCATAATTCCATGTGAACTGATTACTCAAAATGGAGACAAAATAAAGGAAATCGTTCTGAAATATGCACAAATTTGGAATCTAGATAAAGATTTTCGAGAATGGATTCTTCAAGCAAATACATTTTGTAATTCACTTGTGGACCGAATTGTACCTGGGTTTCCCAAAGATCAGATTGATGAAATTCAGGAGAAACTCGGTTACCAAGATCAATTGATTGTTGTGGGAGAACCGTATCATTTATGGGCGATTGAAGGACCGGAATGGTTAAAGAGAGAGTTTCCGGCAGAACAAGCAGGTTTAAATGTCAAAATTGTAAAAGATTTGGAGCCATATCGGGAAAGTAAAGTACGCATTTTAAATGGAGCTCATACAGCAATGACATCTGTAGCTTATTTGTGTGGGATTGATACTGTACGAGAAGCAGTATTAGATCGAGATATAAAAAAATTTCTTGATCAGCTGATGTTTAAAGAAATCATTCCTATTCTTCATTTACCTAAGGAGGAGTTAAACAAATTTGCGGATGAAGTATTAAATCGATTTTCAAATCCGTATATTCATCATTATTTGTTAAGTATCTCTCTTAATGCAATGTCTAAATTCAAAGCAAGAAATTTAACGAGCTTATTAGATTATGTGGACCAGTTTAATGAGATTCCGAGAGCACTTTCCTTTTCCTTAAGTGCTTGGATTTCATTTTATAAAGGGCGGCGTTTTGAGAAATCAATCGAATTGGTTGACGATGAATGGGTTTTAGAATTTTTCAAGCAACAATGGAACCGTTATGAAGGAGAAGAGATGAACTTAAGAGAATTAGTCGTTCAAGTACTTGCGAATGAACAATTATGGGATTGCGATTTAAATAGAATACCTGAATTAACGGACTACGTGGCTAATTTTTTAAATATTATTGAAAGAGAAGGTATGAAAGTAGCTGTTCAAGCACTTTTGCTAAATGGCTAG
- the uxaC gene encoding glucuronate isomerase, producing MKQFMDDHFLLTNDTAYKLYYNYAKDMPIIDYHCHLSPKEIYENKKFNNLTEAWLYGDHYKWRAMRANGIKEEYITGSASDYEKFLAWSKTVPMTIGNPLYNWTHLELQRFFGIYEILNENSAPAIWKTVNEKLHSDGFAVRDFITKSNVEIVCTTDDPVDSLEYHLKLKEEKDFDVKVLPSFRPDKGLEINREGFKEWVQKLEAVTNIRMDDYDQFLLALQSRIEYFHSLGGRVSDHALDTVMYEETTKDEAAAIYKKALQLGKVSIEEETKYKSYTLTFLGKQYARLGWVMQFHINASRNNNTRMLNQLGPDTGYDSINDAQIAKPLCDLLDALERANALPKTILYSLNPKDNYVLASLIGSFQGGGVAGKIQFGTAWWFNDQKDGMLEQMKALANLGLLSRFIGMLTDSRSFLSYTRHEYFRRLVCDLIGQWVENGEVPNDENLLAAIVQGICYHNANKYFQM from the coding sequence ATGAAACAATTTATGGATGATCATTTTCTATTAACAAATGATACAGCTTATAAACTTTACTATAATTATGCAAAAGATATGCCCATTATTGATTACCACTGTCACTTAAGCCCGAAAGAAATATATGAAAATAAAAAATTTAATAATCTGACGGAAGCATGGTTATATGGAGATCATTATAAGTGGCGGGCCATGCGAGCAAATGGAATTAAAGAGGAATATATTACAGGATCGGCAAGTGATTATGAGAAATTTTTAGCTTGGTCAAAAACTGTACCAATGACAATCGGAAATCCTTTATATAATTGGACGCATTTGGAGTTACAACGCTTTTTTGGCATATATGAAATTTTGAATGAAAATAGTGCACCTGCCATTTGGAAAACAGTGAATGAAAAATTACATTCTGATGGATTTGCTGTGAGAGATTTTATTACGAAGTCAAATGTAGAAATTGTTTGTACAACAGATGATCCAGTTGATTCGCTTGAATATCATTTGAAGCTAAAGGAAGAAAAGGATTTTGACGTAAAGGTGCTACCAAGTTTCCGACCAGACAAAGGTTTGGAAATCAATAGAGAAGGCTTTAAGGAATGGGTACAAAAATTAGAGGCAGTAACGAACATAAGAATGGACGATTATGATCAATTCTTATTGGCCTTGCAATCACGTATCGAATACTTCCATTCATTAGGTGGGCGAGTTTCTGACCATGCGCTTGACACGGTGATGTATGAGGAGACAACAAAGGATGAAGCGGCAGCAATATATAAGAAAGCTCTTCAACTTGGAAAGGTTTCTATTGAAGAAGAAACAAAGTATAAATCGTATACATTAACGTTTTTAGGAAAGCAGTATGCTCGCCTTGGTTGGGTGATGCAATTCCATATCAATGCTTCCAGAAACAATAATACACGAATGCTCAATCAACTCGGACCTGATACTGGTTATGACAGCATTAACGATGCTCAAATTGCCAAACCTTTATGTGATCTACTTGATGCATTGGAGCGAGCAAATGCCTTACCGAAGACGATTTTGTATTCATTAAATCCAAAAGATAATTATGTCTTAGCAAGTTTAATTGGTAGTTTTCAAGGTGGAGGCGTTGCTGGGAAGATTCAGTTCGGAACGGCCTGGTGGTTTAACGACCAAAAAGATGGAATGTTAGAGCAGATGAAGGCATTAGCTAATTTAGGACTTCTAAGCCGTTTTATCGGAATGCTAACGGATTCAAGAAGTTTTTTATCTTACACTCGCCATGAGTATTTTAGAAGATTGGTTTGTGATTTGATTGGTCAATGGGTAGAAAATGGAGAAGTGCCGAATGATGAGAACCTCTTAGCGGCTATTGTTCAAGGGATTTGTTATCACAATGCAAACAAATATTTTCAAATGTAA
- a CDS encoding UxaA family hydrolase: MKEFITLNDKDNVAVALRNFNKGEKIVVRKSEILLVDDIERGHKIALESIPAGADIKKYGYPIGQATNCIQVGSWVHTHNAKTNLHDIKEYEYLPTFIENPYKNRNTTFKGYRRKNGNVGIRNELWIVPTVGCINGIGDQIVRRFKEEVGDITPFENVLVLKHSYGCSQLGDDLENTRKILANAVNHPNAGGVLVIGLGCENNELDQFKAMVGEVDSSRVKFLLSQEVKDEVEAGVNYLKGIVFAAQSDQREDIPLSELKIGLKCGGSDGLSGITANPLLGKLSDFLVAQGGTTVLTEVPEMFGAETILMERAKDKYVFEKIVALINDFKQYFIDNKQPVFENPSPGNKAGGITTLEDKSLGCTQKAGISVVEDVLQYGERLQINGLNLLAAPGNDLVASSALAAAGCHMVLFTTGRGTPFGTFVPTVKISSNTPLYENKKHWIDYNAGILVEDMSEEKVLEEFIEFIVEIAGGRLVNNEINNFREISIFKTGVTL, from the coding sequence ATGAAGGAATTTATCACTTTAAATGATAAGGATAACGTTGCTGTTGCGCTAAGAAATTTTAATAAAGGTGAAAAAATCGTCGTTCGAAAATCGGAAATATTGTTGGTTGATGATATCGAACGTGGTCATAAGATCGCTTTAGAAAGCATTCCGGCTGGTGCAGACATTAAAAAGTATGGATACCCAATTGGTCAAGCTACAAATTGTATACAAGTAGGGTCCTGGGTTCATACCCATAATGCCAAAACGAACTTACATGATATTAAAGAATATGAATATTTGCCTACCTTTATCGAGAATCCATATAAGAATAGAAATACAACATTTAAAGGATATAGAAGGAAGAATGGAAATGTTGGCATACGCAATGAGCTTTGGATTGTACCAACTGTTGGCTGTATTAATGGAATTGGAGATCAGATTGTTAGAAGATTTAAAGAAGAAGTGGGTGATATAACTCCGTTTGAAAATGTCCTTGTCCTAAAGCATAGTTATGGTTGCTCTCAGCTAGGAGATGACCTCGAAAATACAAGGAAGATTTTGGCGAATGCTGTGAATCATCCGAATGCTGGCGGAGTATTGGTAATAGGACTTGGGTGTGAAAATAATGAACTAGACCAATTCAAAGCAATGGTAGGGGAAGTTGACTCTTCTCGGGTTAAGTTTTTATTGTCTCAGGAAGTGAAGGATGAAGTTGAAGCAGGGGTGAACTATCTAAAGGGGATTGTATTTGCTGCTCAATCAGATCAACGTGAGGATATTCCATTATCTGAGTTGAAAATTGGTTTAAAATGTGGAGGATCAGATGGTCTCTCAGGCATAACGGCCAACCCGCTACTGGGGAAATTATCTGATTTTCTAGTAGCTCAGGGGGGAACGACCGTTTTAACAGAAGTGCCAGAAATGTTTGGAGCTGAAACTATCCTAATGGAGCGTGCTAAAGATAAATATGTCTTCGAGAAAATAGTCGCTTTGATCAATGATTTTAAACAATATTTTATTGATAATAAACAACCAGTATTTGAAAATCCTTCACCTGGAAATAAAGCAGGCGGTATAACAACACTTGAGGATAAATCACTTGGCTGCACGCAAAAGGCCGGCATTTCAGTTGTGGAAGATGTTTTGCAATATGGAGAAAGATTGCAGATAAACGGCTTAAATCTTCTGGCTGCACCAGGGAATGATTTAGTGGCCTCTTCGGCCTTAGCAGCGGCTGGTTGCCATATGGTGCTATTCACTACTGGAAGGGGTACACCATTCGGTACATTTGTGCCAACAGTGAAAATATCCAGCAATACACCACTTTATGAAAATAAGAAACATTGGATTGATTATAATGCTGGCATTTTAGTAGAAGACATGTCAGAAGAGAAAGTATTAGAGGAATTTATCGAATTTATAGTTGAAATTGCTGGTGGAAGGCTAGTAAATAACGAGATTAACAATTTTCGAGAAATTTCCATCTTTAAAACAGGTGTTACTTTATAA
- a CDS encoding TRAP transporter substrate-binding protein — protein MKLKKMFAMSISVALISSIIVGCGNSETSSTNSDEKKPIVLKLAENQSEDYPTTIGDKEFARLIEEKTEGRYKVDVYSGGQLGDEKSVIEQVQLGTIDLARVNASPLTEFVNDIGVLSMPFLFKDEEHKWNVLNGDVGSELLDALKSANMVGLAYYDSGSRSFYNSKKAVEKPEDLKGLKIRVQQSSLFISLVEALGGSATPMAYDEVYSAIQTGVIDGAENNFPSYYSTNHYEVAKYYTLNNHSSVPEVLMASSSSWDKLSEDDQKLFYEAAVESQKVQREAWKALEDESKAGIEKAGNTIIEVKDSTPWREAVEPVYEEFGTAYNEWIDKIEKAE, from the coding sequence ATGAAGCTAAAGAAGATGTTTGCGATGTCTATATCTGTTGCTTTAATTAGCTCAATCATAGTAGGTTGTGGAAATTCTGAAACAAGTTCGACTAATTCTGATGAGAAGAAGCCAATTGTACTAAAACTAGCAGAGAATCAATCGGAAGACTATCCAACTACTATTGGTGATAAAGAGTTTGCAAGACTAATTGAAGAAAAGACAGAGGGTCGATACAAGGTAGATGTATATTCAGGCGGTCAATTGGGCGATGAAAAAAGTGTAATTGAACAAGTCCAGTTGGGTACGATTGACCTTGCGAGGGTAAATGCTAGTCCATTAACTGAATTCGTCAATGATATAGGTGTTTTGTCTATGCCATTTTTGTTCAAAGATGAAGAGCACAAATGGAATGTGTTAAATGGTGATGTTGGCTCAGAACTATTAGATGCGCTTAAATCGGCTAATATGGTAGGACTTGCTTACTACGATTCTGGAAGCCGAAGCTTCTATAATTCGAAGAAAGCAGTTGAAAAGCCGGAAGATTTAAAAGGTCTTAAAATAAGAGTGCAGCAATCCAGTTTATTCATTTCCTTAGTTGAAGCGCTTGGAGGATCAGCAACTCCAATGGCATATGATGAAGTATACTCTGCTATTCAAACGGGCGTAATTGATGGAGCGGAAAATAACTTTCCAAGCTATTATTCTACTAATCATTATGAGGTAGCAAAATACTATACATTAAACAATCATTCTAGTGTACCAGAAGTATTAATGGCATCGAGTTCCTCATGGGATAAATTAAGTGAAGATGATCAAAAGCTGTTCTATGAAGCGGCTGTCGAATCCCAAAAAGTCCAACGTGAAGCTTGGAAAGCACTAGAAGATGAATCAAAAGCAGGTATCGAAAAAGCTGGAAATACAATTATCGAAGTGAAGGATTCCACACCATGGCGTGAAGCGGTAGAACCTGTCTATGAAGAGTTTGGTACAGCATATAATGAATGGATCGATAAGATAGAGAAAGCGGAGTAA
- a CDS encoding TRAP transporter large permease — MAVFILLGSFVFLLLIRVPVALSLVISSFLTGFYLDIDLAALVQRMVSGLNSFSLLAIPFFILAGEIMNEGGISRRLINLSNVIIGKVRGGLAMVNVLASTFFGGISGSAVADVSSIGSVLIPMMKKKGYDTDYSVSVTISSAAQGVMIPPSHNMIIYSTAAGGVSVGALFMGGIIPGLLLGLILMILSYVIAVKRNYPKGDPIPREEIPKIIREGLLGLFTAVIIIGGIVTGIFTATESAAIGAVYAFIITFFVYRDIPLSRMSIILKRTFKTLSMVLFLISASSAFGWLLALLKVPAIVTDTLTAFSPNDIVTLLIINLILLVLGMFMDMAPLILIATPILLPVAMSAGMDPVHFGVVLILNLAIGLITPPVGTAMFVGCAIGKISMEKTAIGMLPFYVAMILVLLIITFFPQFTLFLPELMNN; from the coding sequence ATGGCAGTTTTTATATTATTGGGGAGTTTTGTCTTCCTTCTTCTAATAAGAGTACCAGTAGCATTGTCGTTGGTTATTTCTTCTTTTTTAACAGGTTTTTATTTAGATATTGACTTAGCAGCTCTAGTGCAACGGATGGTTAGTGGTTTGAATTCTTTTTCTTTATTAGCGATTCCTTTCTTTATATTGGCTGGAGAAATTATGAATGAAGGTGGGATTTCACGAAGGTTAATTAATTTGTCTAACGTAATTATCGGAAAAGTCCGCGGTGGATTAGCTATGGTGAATGTGTTGGCAAGTACATTTTTTGGCGGTATTTCTGGATCTGCAGTAGCTGATGTATCCTCTATTGGCTCCGTTTTGATTCCAATGATGAAAAAGAAAGGCTACGATACAGATTACTCGGTTAGTGTCACTATTTCAAGTGCTGCCCAAGGAGTTATGATTCCACCAAGTCATAATATGATTATTTATTCAACTGCTGCAGGTGGCGTTTCGGTAGGTGCGCTATTTATGGGTGGAATTATTCCAGGGTTATTACTGGGTCTTATTTTGATGATTTTGTCTTATGTAATCGCTGTAAAAAGGAATTATCCAAAAGGTGATCCTATTCCAAGAGAAGAAATTCCTAAAATCATTCGTGAAGGATTACTTGGCTTGTTCACGGCGGTTATTATTATTGGTGGTATTGTTACGGGAATCTTTACGGCAACTGAAAGCGCAGCTATTGGTGCCGTGTATGCATTCATCATTACATTTTTTGTGTATCGTGATATTCCACTTTCAAGAATGTCGATTATATTGAAAAGAACGTTTAAGACATTGTCGATGGTATTGTTTTTAATATCGGCTTCTTCCGCATTCGGATGGTTATTGGCGTTATTGAAAGTTCCGGCAATTGTGACGGATACGTTAACTGCCTTTTCACCAAATGATATCGTTACGTTATTAATTATTAATTTGATATTACTAGTTTTAGGTATGTTTATGGATATGGCACCTCTTATTCTTATCGCAACACCAATTCTATTACCAGTTGCCATGAGTGCAGGTATGGATCCGGTTCATTTTGGTGTAGTGCTTATATTAAACTTAGCAATTGGATTAATCACTCCTCCGGTTGGTACTGCCATGTTTGTAGGATGTGCGATAGGGAAAATTTCGATGGAAAAAACAGCTATTGGAATGCTCCCTTTCTACGTAGCTATGATCCTTGTGTTATTGATCATTACGTTTTTCCCTCAGTTTACGCTCTTTTTACCAGAATTGATGAATAATTAG